From the Thermococcus sp. 18S1 genome, one window contains:
- a CDS encoding preprotein translocase subunit Sec61beta → MAKEKTTLPPTGAGLMRFFDEDTRAIKISPRGVIAVTLILVALEILLHAFGPQLFS, encoded by the coding sequence ATGGCAAAGGAGAAGACCACACTTCCCCCGACCGGTGCCGGTCTCATGAGGTTCTTCGACGAGGACACCAGGGCGATAAAGATAAGCCCGAGGGGCGTCATTGCTGTGACGCTCATACTCGTGGCCCTGGAGATACTCCTGCACGCCTTCGGTCCGCAGCTCTTTAGTTAA
- the engB gene encoding GTP-binding protein EngB: MIIFVGRSNVGKSTLIFRLTGKWVKRGKRPGVTRKPVEINWRGKLVVDMPGFGFMSGVPKAKQEKIKDEIVHFIEDNADDIELAVLVVDGKAAPEIIERWEKRGEIPIDVEFYAFLRELGIPVIVAVNKMDKIKNLQKTINFLAEKFGVPYSEIPETFIPISAKFGKNLLELRKLMEKKLREGREKPSAETESENLENDVGDGLLDTVE; encoded by the coding sequence ATGATAATATTCGTGGGACGTTCGAACGTTGGCAAGAGCACGCTCATCTTCCGCCTGACCGGCAAGTGGGTCAAGAGGGGCAAGAGGCCAGGGGTTACCAGAAAACCCGTGGAAATAAACTGGCGCGGAAAGCTGGTTGTGGACATGCCTGGCTTCGGCTTCATGAGCGGTGTTCCAAAGGCGAAGCAGGAGAAGATCAAGGACGAGATAGTCCACTTCATCGAAGACAACGCCGATGACATCGAGCTGGCGGTTCTAGTGGTTGATGGCAAAGCCGCCCCTGAGATAATAGAGCGCTGGGAGAAGAGGGGTGAGATACCGATAGATGTGGAGTTCTACGCCTTCCTCAGGGAGCTGGGGATTCCGGTGATAGTCGCGGTCAACAAGATGGACAAGATAAAGAACCTTCAGAAGACCATAAACTTCCTGGCGGAGAAGTTCGGCGTTCCCTACAGTGAGATACCCGAGACATTCATACCGATATCCGCCAAGTTCGGGAAGAACCTGCTGGAGCTGAGAAAGCTCATGGAGAAGAAGCTTAGGGAGGGCAGGGAAAAGCCCTCCGCAGAAACGGAGTCAGAGAACCTCGAGAACGATGTGGGTGATGGTCTCCTTGACACCGTCGAGTGA
- a CDS encoding Lrp/AsnC family transcriptional regulator → MEEKATLTPRQIKLLRKFYEEGKTIEVHTVEKTQDELADELGITRQALSNHLKVLKELGYIRTGRGFIDLTDRALDLLGEKKGDVFVFVRIEPTKRRQVYEAIKKLKIKKIYRVTGDIDLIVEADKTRLDEILEEISSLDGVKETITHIVLEVL, encoded by the coding sequence AGTTCTACGAGGAGGGCAAGACCATAGAGGTTCACACCGTTGAGAAGACCCAGGACGAGCTTGCGGACGAACTCGGGATAACCAGGCAGGCCCTCAGCAACCACCTCAAGGTCCTCAAGGAGCTGGGTTATATAAGAACCGGAAGGGGCTTCATAGACCTGACCGACAGGGCCCTTGACCTTCTCGGCGAGAAGAAGGGCGATGTGTTTGTGTTCGTGAGAATAGAGCCCACGAAGAGAAGGCAGGTTTACGAGGCGATAAAGAAGCTCAAAATAAAGAAGATATACCGCGTCACCGGTGACATAGACCTCATCGTTGAGGCAGACAAGACCCGCCTCGATGAGATACTCGAGGAGATATCCTCACTCGACGGTGTCAAGGAGACCATCACCCACATCGTTCTCGAGGTTCTCTGA